A segment of the Crassostrea angulata isolate pt1a10 chromosome 10, ASM2561291v2, whole genome shotgun sequence genome:
atatttttgcactttttttctATCCTCACGTTTGAGTTTTAGTCTGATAGGTTTCTGAGTTTCACCCGTATAGACACGCTGTCCAAAGTATTTGATGAAGAGGGGCCTCCTCCCTTTTGGACGtccctttttgattttaaaatccaaagtTCCATTTCTGTGCAACACATGTTCTAGCGGTCTCACAGTGGACATGTAGTCCCGGTCAAAGTCTCTCCCTAGCAAGCGACGCAAGCGTTTATACTCCAGATCCTCTTCCTTCGGATCGTATAGCGGATTCGGATTTTCCTCTAAGTCAATGATCGGCAGCTGGTTCGAGGGAAATGGACGCGTCCCATCATGGAATGAAATAGAATTGCGTTCCTCCGGCTCAAAGGGGTGCCTCAGTCGGTTCCAAGCATCACGTGCACTTTGAGCGGTCACCCAACGATGCTCCCAGACCAACAAAACGACACAGTTCAATATAAAACGATATAGAATCATCACTTCATCCGTATACTTAtatctgaaaataaatacaGTGACACTGAATAAGTCCCACATAAAAACGGGCGTTACGGATTTACCGACATTAGTAAAATTCAAGTTTGAAATTTCATATGTTTTGCGATGATCGTTGAATATACATAATAAAAAGGTTAAATACTTACCATCTATGCATCTTCTCATCTAATGCCattgtatgaaaaataaaagtcaatATTGGAAGGTttcacatgtaaaaaaaaaaaaaatgtcgccAAAATCTATTCCATTGAGAAACTGCGTCCAGACCTGGGATTGCGGGGGTAGCTCACTGGCCCCCGAAAGATAAATATCTCCAGTGTACACCACGACCCTCCAGGGAGAGGAATGTAGATGCTTTATGTTGGAGTTTAATGTAAACTAtcctttttgtatttttcttgcTAGACACCCAGTCTGAAATGAATAGCCGTCTCTCTGAAAATCTACGGTAGTTTTTACAATGTTATGAGAAGACTGCCCGTAATCCTAAGCATAAGACAAACGGCGGCGACCATACGTGTTTAGAATCTGTGTCAACTCGGACAGTGCGACGATCAGTGTATGGGATTTCAGACCTATTCTCTATGTACATCGAATGTATGCTTGTCAAACTGAAGGGGGCGTGGCCTAACATGCGAACCAATACAAACGACTTCCCCCGTATTCATGATCCCATTCATAAATCGAAATAAAAGGTTCAGAGAGAGAGATCCGGAACCTGTGATTGGGCTTGAGAGATAGATTAATTCTTATCTGTCCCGTAAGAGCGTTGTCTGTGAGATAGTACGAAATAGGAGAGTTCCCCGGCGGCGATCAATCTCCTTCCTTCACTCGTTTCGTTCCCGGCAAAAACGAGTTGAGCAATAAAGCTAGTAGAGTTATGGTAGAAGGGTTAGGCGGCGCCACGACCGATACCGCACTAATCCTCCCCTATTGTTATATCCCTCCATAGATACATTTATGTGCATGTAATAAGTATACACCGTACTCAACGCGTTTTCGGAATTTGAATGTTATCTTAAGTATACGACACAGaaagaaatattaatttcatttaatgtattaatttatttccaCAAATCATAGTTTTGGACGCCGACATTTATCTAGAGTTTGTTGAAGAGCGGACTCGTTTTGTAAAGTCACCAAAGAAATGTCAGGCGAAGTTGTTAAACGACCACAATGACATATTTCAATTTAGTAGAAAATTAAGTAGTGCGAGTAAATAATTGctggtaattttttattcttctaAACACAATACTTCACAATGTTGGttggaaataaaatacatgtaccttactcAGTGACAAATCGGAAGATTAACTTGAAAGCGGTACAAAAGTTAACCAAATATTTTCGCTTAGCGGCCATTTCAGTCCtgatttatgtttttaaaacatgatcgCAGAAATCAACCCAGTTCCGTTTTCTGAATCATAGTCAATTAATTAAACGCGTGAACTAGGGGGGTATTGTATTTCTATGACCTGTCGGTTTATATATAAatcgttaaaaataaatttccgaAAAATTCCATCGTACATTAAATTTCTCCATCAaaatttttaagcgtaaatatTTCATGCTTTGCTGTAGTTGGCGGTTCGGTTTTCTCCGTGTTTAGACTGTACCGGATTGAATGACGAAACGTGTGGTAGGTTTGAATGGTAGATCAGCAATATCCAACTGATTTATTACACTTTTTATTTCGTAATTAGATTTAATTATCCAACAGTTCGGATCAGCGGTAGGCGATGTGCGAGAGTTATAATATCGGTATTCTTTCCTCCCTTCTGACGTTAAAGAGTTCGCGTGCAGGGGCCTCAGTGGTCGCGCCCGTGTCCCCGGAAATCAGCCTCGGTGTCACTTTACCCACCCTCTGCCAGGTCGAGGCTGAAGAATCCTATCTTAATATTATTTGTATGAGTGAAGATGGTTGATAAACACctgtagttattttttttttttgcctttgttGCCTGAACATTCTGCGACGTAGCCCAATGAACCTCTTTAATTTGCTGAATTGCATAATGTGTGATCGAAGAGTCGCGGGTGGTGGAATCGCATACTGTAATTTTAATAATGCACATTGATTGATcctttgtttgaaatatttaacatcaCAAGCAAGAAGAAgctgtaaattaaaatttcaaatatccaGCGCTGGTCGTACAGGAGATTGATTATTATGGAAACTGGAGTTAAGGAAAATTTGTTACGTCTAAAAATATGCACCAAATAGCCCAAGTAACAAAATTTGATAGCAATTAATCCcctaaaatttattgaaaagcgTTAGCATGTATTAATGAACCTTCTGGCCCATAAACACTCATAAAGATGAAAGAAATCTAATAACGCTGTAGCAGATTTTATCCAGCCTGAAATCGTTTctttatgaatgaaaatcacAATGTACAATTTGGGGGCCCGGAATGCTTAGAAAGCAGTTGAGGACTCGCCGCCCCTCAGCTTTCTATTGTCAGAGTCACGGAGAGAGAGGAAAACGGCGTGTTTTTAGGTTTAGAGAGGTTGGAGTATTAGCCCCTGAAATACTTGGGTTGATAGACAACATTCATTCTTGTAATAGACGGAGACACTGCAGTTACTAGTATTTATATGCAACAAGACGACCGCATTCTATTCCATCAGCAGCGTGATAAAAAATTGACGCGGCCTACATCACAAGTCAGAGATTTCTCAAAACAGACCAACCTTCGCATAATGAGAaaataataaacttttaaatgaaaacatttaatcTATTAGCGCTGAATAGGGCGCATTGTAGACCCGGTACAATTTGTGTCCAAAACAT
Coding sequences within it:
- the LOC128167680 gene encoding noggin-like, whose product is MILYRFILNCVVLLVWEHRWVTAQSARDAWNRLRHPFEPEERNSISFHDGTRPFPSNQLPIIDLEENPNPLYDPKEEDLEYKRLRRLLGRDFDRDYMSTVRPLEHVLHRNGTLDFKIKKGRPKGRRPLFIKYFGQRVYTGETQKPIRLKLKREDRKKVQKYLWSYTHCPVFHTWKDLGVRFWPRWIREGQCFRGKSCSIPPGMYCQPSDSMRITLLRWYCRGPEVGTNCSWIKVQYPVLTECACSCS